Proteins from a single region of Hymenobacter aquaticus:
- a CDS encoding 2Fe-2S iron-sulfur cluster-binding protein has product MKAVNITFQFQDGQPDQTHVAAEGESVLDVALNNGIHLQHNCGGVCGCSTCHVYVLKGENDLPEISDKEEDFIDRAVNPRINSRLGCQCVMQGNEDIVILIPRQEFLGH; this is encoded by the coding sequence GTGAAAGCCGTAAATATTACCTTCCAGTTTCAAGACGGCCAGCCCGACCAGACGCACGTAGCGGCGGAAGGCGAATCGGTGCTCGACGTGGCCCTGAACAATGGAATTCATTTGCAGCACAACTGCGGCGGCGTCTGCGGCTGTAGCACCTGCCATGTCTACGTGCTGAAAGGTGAAAATGACCTGCCCGAAATCAGTGACAAGGAAGAGGACTTCATCGACCGCGCCGTCAATCCGCGCATCAACTCGCGCCTGGGTTGCCAGTGCGTGATGCAGGGCAACGAAGACATCGTCATCCTGATTCCCCGCCAGGAATTTCTGGGACACTAG